A window from Dehalobacter sp. DCA encodes these proteins:
- the yqfD gene encoding sporulation protein YqfD, with protein MFGKFGRYLHGRVTIQAQGKNLAGFINEALKDRIEFYNGKKLTDSFLAEINAADFRRLRKAAKKAGIKINIRNRYGFPFVALRWQKRKGLIFGVFIIIAALTVLSQYVLSISVEGNSRVSANQIIAEAGKAGLNKWVLKSSLDLDQMSKQVQESMPDLVWMTMEERGTNIKIRVVEKTLPQTVLFQGDLLAAKTGYVEDVIVIQGQALIAEGQLVTAGQVLIKAAGGMTEYSFDVSGQNRAKQNATDAPAAKGFVRARVWYSADKIIPLEEDRTEKTANRTNGWGIKINNRVIMIMNQDSPYSDSIQETCTYALPDWRNWRFPVELLKVHYEETQKVHVSRTAAEAKKLAETLAREELKQKLPSGVKVLHDKVRILSSKKGTEHVRVEVETFEDIAVYKK; from the coding sequence GTGTTCGGAAAATTTGGCAGGTACCTGCACGGAAGGGTAACCATTCAAGCGCAGGGTAAGAATTTAGCTGGATTTATTAATGAGGCGCTTAAAGACAGGATTGAATTTTATAATGGAAAAAAATTGACGGATAGCTTTTTGGCCGAGATCAATGCTGCAGATTTCAGGCGTTTGCGCAAGGCAGCCAAAAAAGCAGGAATCAAAATCAACATCCGGAACAGATACGGGTTTCCGTTTGTAGCGCTACGCTGGCAAAAACGCAAGGGTCTGATTTTTGGTGTTTTTATCATCATTGCAGCACTCACGGTTCTTTCTCAGTATGTGCTTTCCATTAGTGTGGAAGGAAACAGCAGGGTATCAGCGAATCAGATTATTGCTGAAGCCGGGAAAGCCGGCTTAAATAAATGGGTGCTGAAAAGTTCCCTTGACCTTGATCAGATGAGCAAACAAGTTCAAGAGAGCATGCCTGACCTGGTCTGGATGACGATGGAAGAGCGCGGAACGAATATCAAAATCAGAGTCGTGGAAAAAACCCTGCCGCAAACCGTTTTATTCCAGGGAGATCTTCTGGCAGCCAAAACAGGCTATGTGGAAGATGTGATCGTCATTCAGGGGCAGGCGCTAATTGCTGAAGGACAGCTGGTTACCGCCGGACAGGTTTTGATCAAGGCTGCAGGAGGAATGACGGAATACAGCTTTGACGTATCTGGTCAGAACAGAGCCAAACAAAACGCGACCGATGCGCCGGCGGCCAAAGGCTTTGTCCGGGCAAGGGTCTGGTACAGCGCGGACAAGATTATTCCCCTGGAAGAAGACAGGACGGAAAAGACAGCAAATAGGACCAATGGCTGGGGAATAAAAATAAATAATCGTGTAATAATGATAATGAATCAGGACAGCCCCTATTCAGATTCGATCCAAGAAACCTGCACATATGCATTGCCCGATTGGAGGAATTGGCGTTTTCCTGTCGAATTGTTAAAAGTACATTATGAAGAAACTCAAAAAGTACATGTAAGCCGTACAGCAGCAGAAGCAAAGAAGCTTGCCGAGACCCTGGCCAGGGAGGAATTGAAACAAAAACTGCCTTCAGGGGTCAAAGTACTGCACGATAAAGTCCGGATCCTTTCATCCAAAAAAGGAACGGAACATGTCAGGGTTGAAGTTGAGACCTTTGAAGATATCGCGGTATATAAAAAATAA
- a CDS encoding YabP/YqfC family sporulation protein: MLKRLQKHAGEILEFPTDVLDNGPKITIIGRSEIIIEYFDEVVGFSDQEITLRTSEGKLCLNGDKFILTAVQDHEISIRGRLTGLSFGEG; encoded by the coding sequence GTGCTGAAAAGGCTTCAGAAACATGCTGGTGAGATCCTGGAGTTTCCGACGGATGTCCTGGATAACGGACCTAAAATAACCATTATCGGACGCAGTGAGATCATCATAGAATATTTTGATGAAGTGGTCGGATTTTCGGATCAGGAGATTACTTTGCGGACTTCCGAGGGTAAACTCTGTCTTAACGGAGATAAATTCATCCTTACAGCTGTGCAGGATCATGAGATCAGTATCCGCGGCCGGTTAACCGGACTAAGCTTTGGGGAGGGCTGA
- a CDS encoding GatB/YqeY domain-containing protein, translating to MSLKDRLIEDMKTAMKAKEEGKVRLSVIRMVRAAIKYAEIDKKMEFNDDNQVIEVLARELKMRRDAMEQFANANRPDKVQELEEEVAILMEYLPQQLTEGEIREIAKEIIAETGAQGPKDLGKVMGIITPKIKGRAEGKLVNQVVRGLLGS from the coding sequence TTGTCCCTGAAGGATCGTCTGATTGAGGATATGAAGACAGCTATGAAGGCCAAAGAGGAGGGGAAGGTTAGACTTTCTGTTATCCGAATGGTACGGGCTGCCATCAAATACGCTGAGATAGACAAGAAAATGGAGTTCAACGATGATAATCAGGTTATCGAGGTTCTTGCCCGCGAGTTAAAAATGCGGCGGGATGCGATGGAACAGTTTGCCAACGCGAACAGGCCCGACAAAGTTCAGGAGCTCGAAGAGGAAGTCGCCATCCTAATGGAATACTTACCTCAGCAGCTCACTGAAGGGGAAATCCGCGAAATAGCTAAAGAAATCATCGCTGAAACCGGTGCCCAAGGCCCCAAAGATCTGGGGAAAGTCATGGGAATTATTACGCCGAAGATAAAAGGAAGAGCCGAAGGGAAGCTTGTGAATCAAGTCGTGAGAGGACTCTTGGGTTCCTAA
- the rpsU gene encoding 30S ribosomal protein S21 — MSEVRVGKNESLDSALRRFKRNCQRSGVLSEARKHEHYEKPSVKRKKKSEAARKRKFK; from the coding sequence ATGAGTGAAGTCAGAGTCGGTAAAAATGAATCCCTGGATTCCGCACTCCGCCGGTTCAAGCGAAATTGTCAACGTTCGGGGGTATTATCGGAAGCTCGCAAACACGAGCATTACGAGAAGCCAAGCGTTAAGAGAAAAAAGAAATCTGAGGCTGCGCGGAAACGTAAATTCAAATAA
- a CDS encoding histidine triad nucleotide-binding protein — protein sequence MDNCIFCKIVNKEIPSTIVFENDDILCFKDINPVAPVHILVIPKKHLTSLNDLTEDDMAVTGRIFVLIKQLAAEFGVAESGYRVVVNCGPDGGQEVGHLHYHLIGGKPLGKKIG from the coding sequence GTGGACAATTGTATTTTTTGCAAAATCGTCAACAAGGAGATTCCTTCAACCATTGTTTTTGAGAACGATGACATTCTGTGCTTTAAGGATATTAATCCCGTGGCGCCTGTTCACATTCTGGTTATTCCGAAAAAGCACCTGACCAGTCTGAATGATCTGACAGAAGATGACATGGCTGTGACCGGCAGGATTTTTGTCCTGATCAAGCAGCTTGCAGCAGAATTCGGGGTCGCGGAATCGGGCTACAGGGTTGTTGTGAACTGCGGACCTGACGGAGGTCAGGAAGTCGGACATCTGCACTATCATCTGATCGGCGGCAAGCCGCTGGGCAAGAAAATCGGCTAA
- the mtaB gene encoding tRNA (N(6)-L-threonylcarbamoyladenosine(37)-C(2))-methylthiotransferase MtaB translates to MDVVLLRGKEAKRMNKEDKQMITENMKNAEGLKVSFLTLGCKVNQTESEALSQLLAGEGYKTVQEADSADMIIINTCTVTGKGSMKSRKLIRKMVKDHPGAIIAVMGCYAQLSPDEVAGIDGVGLIMGTQDRSSLLQFLRDIQDERAAGASAKKPAEPLRPLRKVKSFEESVKYEELPLIKSESRTRAMLKIQDGCSQFCTYCIVPYTRGPSRSRDPENVYREARELLKAGYKEIVLTGIHIGAFGRDFTDKNMNLGLLVSELVKLPGMKRLRLGSIEPMEFSLELLEVIAANAAVCPHFHIPLQSGSNKILGKMNRPYTIEDYAALLKQIRARVPDAAIASDIMVGFPGETDQDYQDGLRFIESCEFSGIHVFPYSRRPGTPAADMPEQIPNRIKTARVRELIQIGQKSRRKYERKFIGKQLEVLLENVDQDGRARGHTRNYLELRIPSSLAESDLITYAVREEDLVSVPGNAASREINEAE, encoded by the coding sequence ATGGATGTTGTATTGTTAAGAGGAAAAGAAGCCAAGCGTATGAATAAAGAAGATAAGCAGATGATAACCGAAAACATGAAAAACGCAGAAGGCTTGAAGGTAAGTTTTCTGACGCTTGGCTGCAAGGTCAACCAGACTGAAAGCGAAGCACTTTCTCAGCTGCTGGCCGGTGAAGGTTATAAGACCGTCCAGGAGGCTGATTCTGCCGACATGATCATTATTAATACCTGCACCGTAACCGGTAAAGGGAGCATGAAATCCCGCAAGCTCATCCGTAAGATGGTCAAGGATCATCCGGGGGCGATCATCGCTGTCATGGGCTGCTATGCCCAGCTAAGTCCTGATGAGGTTGCAGGGATCGATGGAGTTGGTCTGATCATGGGAACTCAGGACCGGAGTTCCCTGCTTCAGTTTTTACGCGATATTCAGGATGAACGTGCTGCCGGTGCTTCAGCAAAGAAGCCGGCCGAACCTTTAAGACCTCTCCGCAAGGTCAAAAGTTTTGAGGAAAGCGTGAAATATGAGGAGCTTCCGCTGATCAAAAGTGAGAGCCGGACACGGGCCATGCTGAAGATTCAGGATGGCTGCAGCCAGTTTTGTACATACTGCATCGTACCCTATACCAGGGGGCCGTCACGTAGCCGTGATCCTGAAAATGTCTACCGGGAGGCCAGGGAACTTTTGAAGGCAGGATACAAGGAAATTGTACTGACCGGTATTCATATCGGCGCCTTTGGCAGGGACTTTACCGATAAGAATATGAATCTGGGACTTCTGGTCAGTGAGCTGGTGAAACTTCCGGGGATGAAGAGACTCCGGCTTGGTTCGATTGAACCGATGGAGTTTTCACTGGAATTACTGGAGGTTATTGCTGCCAATGCAGCAGTATGCCCCCATTTCCATATTCCGCTTCAGAGCGGTTCCAACAAGATCCTGGGAAAAATGAACAGACCTTATACGATAGAGGATTATGCTGCTTTGCTGAAGCAGATAAGGGCCAGAGTTCCAGACGCGGCAATCGCCTCCGATATTATGGTCGGCTTTCCCGGAGAAACAGATCAGGATTATCAGGACGGCCTGCGTTTTATTGAGAGCTGCGAATTTTCCGGTATTCATGTTTTCCCTTATTCCCGGAGGCCCGGTACGCCCGCGGCGGATATGCCGGAGCAGATACCCAACCGTATCAAAACAGCCAGGGTCAGGGAACTGATTCAGATCGGTCAAAAGAGCCGAAGAAAATACGAGAGAAAATTTATTGGAAAACAGCTTGAAGTACTTTTGGAGAATGTGGATCAAGACGGAAGAGCCCGCGGACATACCCGAAATTATCTGGAACTTCGAATTCCGTCCAGCCTGGCTGAGAGCGATCTCATCACTTATGCTGTCCGTGAGGAGGATCTGGTTTCTGTCCCAGGAAACGCTGCTAGCAGAGAAATCAATGAAGCTGAATAA
- a CDS encoding RsmE family RNA methyltransferase: MHRFKISSREKDTFNITGEELHHLTHVVRLECGAKVMGFDNSGGQWVGVIEELARDSACCRIVEEEFPDVEAKARVYLVMGLAKGEKMEWVIQKGTELGMAGLIPLRTKRSVLQLEGAKARDRVVRWQRIAAEAVKQSHRVIEPEIMEVADWTQLKGLLPAETQWLIPYEDEKTHSLKEVLQGYEPRYPIAVLIGAEGGFAPEEVAWAEEKLQARSVSLGPRILRTETAALAALVMALAYFGDLG, encoded by the coding sequence ATGCACCGTTTTAAAATCTCGTCCCGCGAAAAGGACACTTTTAACATAACCGGAGAAGAACTTCATCACCTGACTCATGTGGTGCGGCTTGAATGCGGCGCTAAAGTCATGGGCTTTGATAATTCCGGCGGTCAGTGGGTCGGGGTCATTGAAGAACTAGCCAGGGACTCAGCCTGCTGCAGAATTGTTGAAGAGGAATTCCCTGACGTGGAAGCAAAGGCAAGGGTATACCTTGTCATGGGACTGGCCAAGGGAGAAAAGATGGAGTGGGTCATCCAAAAAGGGACTGAGCTCGGAATGGCCGGACTTATCCCTTTAAGGACGAAACGGTCTGTCCTGCAACTGGAAGGAGCTAAAGCACGGGACAGGGTGGTCCGTTGGCAAAGAATCGCAGCTGAGGCTGTGAAACAATCTCACCGGGTCATCGAACCGGAAATTATGGAAGTAGCCGATTGGACGCAACTGAAGGGACTACTGCCGGCAGAGACGCAGTGGCTGATTCCTTATGAAGATGAAAAGACGCACTCCTTAAAGGAAGTGCTTCAGGGATATGAACCCAGATACCCGATTGCTGTGCTTATCGGGGCCGAAGGGGGCTTTGCGCCGGAAGAGGTGGCCTGGGCCGAGGAAAAACTTCAGGCCAGGAGTGTCTCTTTGGGACCGCGTATTCTGCGGACAGAGACGGCAGCTCTGGCAGCTCTTGTGATGGCTCTCGCTTACTTCGGCGATCTTGGATAG
- the prmA gene encoding 50S ribosomal protein L11 methyltransferase, translating into MDWTEIAVTVSSEGEEAVTDLFYRIGSKGVVVESPELIKGYVESGIWDYHIYADLEVTGKCVVKGYFPEDESLSPRIASLREELLLFKELFPDWMVETNSVMVKEEDWENEWKQYFKPVRIGKRFLIKPTWEQADTQDQVVIIEIDPGMAFGTGTHPTTALCLEALEDHIQEGSDVFDIGTGSGILAVAAAKLGANVQAGDIDGLAVRIARQNAALNHMEDKIKVETGNLGEVFTGKADVVIANIIADVIIELLPSLPQLMKPEGILLASGIIDTREDNVLEKMNAAGLRCIGRLEDAGWVLLKATFA; encoded by the coding sequence ATGGATTGGACTGAGATAGCGGTAACAGTATCATCTGAGGGAGAGGAGGCTGTTACCGATCTTTTTTATCGGATAGGCAGCAAGGGTGTGGTTGTCGAATCGCCTGAGCTGATTAAAGGGTATGTTGAATCCGGGATCTGGGATTATCACATCTATGCGGATTTAGAAGTAACGGGAAAGTGTGTGGTCAAGGGTTATTTCCCGGAGGATGAAAGCTTAAGTCCCAGGATCGCCTCCTTACGGGAAGAACTTCTGCTCTTCAAGGAATTATTTCCGGACTGGATGGTGGAAACGAATTCCGTGATGGTGAAGGAAGAAGACTGGGAGAATGAATGGAAGCAATACTTTAAACCAGTCCGAATCGGCAAACGCTTCCTGATCAAACCGACCTGGGAACAGGCGGATACGCAGGATCAGGTGGTCATCATTGAGATTGATCCCGGGATGGCTTTTGGGACGGGTACCCATCCGACAACCGCTCTCTGCCTGGAGGCGCTGGAAGACCATATTCAGGAAGGTTCGGACGTCTTTGATATTGGCACCGGCTCCGGGATCCTGGCTGTGGCGGCCGCCAAGCTCGGCGCAAATGTCCAGGCCGGAGACATTGACGGCCTGGCTGTGCGGATTGCGCGGCAAAATGCAGCGCTGAATCACATGGAAGATAAAATTAAGGTCGAAACGGGAAACCTCGGTGAGGTCTTTACGGGGAAAGCTGATGTCGTCATCGCCAATATCATCGCGGATGTAATCATTGAACTCCTGCCTTCCCTGCCTCAGCTGATGAAACCGGAGGGTATCCTTCTTGCTTCCGGCATCATTGATACCCGGGAAGACAATGTACTGGAAAAAATGAATGCGGCAGGCCTCCGCTGTATCGGAAGGCTTGAAGATGCAGGCTGGGTGCTGCTGAAAGCTACGTTTGCTTGA
- the dnaJ gene encoding molecular chaperone DnaJ — protein MKRDYYEVLGVSKSSGVDEIKKAYRKIAKENHPDVKPGDKQAEERFKEATEAYAVLSDPDKKAKYDQYGHSGVDFNGQGFGGFGDFSDFADFGLGDVFEMFFGGGMGGGSRRKGPVKGADLRYDLSITLHEAAFGIKKQIEVPVSVYCTECGGSGAAPGTNPTTCSQCGGTGQIRATQRTPFGQIATTKTCAACGGKGTMISSPCSKCNGKGKVKEVKKIEVDIPAGTEDGLSLRYSGYGEAGERGGPSGDLYVVLLVKKDEFFQRNGNDIYVEIPITFVQAALGDEIDVPTLHGDVKIKIPEGTQTSKVFRIKGMGVPYRRGSGCGDQHVRVIVATPTKLTERQKELLSEFGKITTEGQQLGKKSLWDKVKDNVRDAIG, from the coding sequence ATGAAACGCGATTACTATGAAGTTCTGGGTGTCAGCAAATCTTCCGGCGTGGATGAAATTAAAAAAGCTTACAGGAAGATAGCAAAGGAAAACCATCCCGATGTCAAACCGGGAGATAAGCAAGCGGAAGAACGCTTTAAGGAAGCTACCGAGGCTTATGCGGTATTGAGCGATCCGGATAAGAAAGCAAAATATGACCAATATGGCCACTCCGGGGTGGACTTTAACGGACAGGGCTTTGGAGGATTTGGCGATTTCTCTGATTTTGCTGATTTCGGCCTTGGAGATGTTTTTGAAATGTTTTTCGGCGGTGGTATGGGCGGAGGCTCCAGAAGAAAAGGCCCGGTGAAAGGCGCCGATTTGAGATATGATCTGTCCATCACGCTGCATGAAGCTGCCTTTGGCATAAAGAAGCAGATTGAAGTTCCGGTCTCAGTATACTGTACCGAGTGCGGAGGAAGCGGCGCGGCTCCCGGCACGAATCCGACCACGTGTTCACAATGCGGCGGTACCGGGCAAATCAGGGCAACTCAGCGTACACCGTTCGGGCAGATCGCTACGACCAAGACTTGTGCTGCTTGTGGCGGAAAAGGGACAATGATCAGCTCTCCGTGCAGCAAATGCAACGGCAAGGGTAAAGTGAAAGAAGTTAAAAAGATCGAAGTCGATATCCCAGCAGGCACGGAGGATGGATTAAGTCTGCGTTACAGCGGTTATGGCGAGGCTGGAGAAAGAGGAGGACCGTCCGGAGACCTGTATGTTGTTCTGCTCGTTAAGAAGGATGAATTCTTCCAGAGAAACGGCAATGATATCTACGTTGAAATTCCGATCACTTTTGTTCAGGCCGCCCTGGGTGATGAAATCGACGTGCCTACCCTTCACGGAGATGTCAAAATAAAGATACCCGAAGGAACCCAGACATCGAAAGTCTTCAGAATCAAAGGAATGGGTGTTCCTTACCGGAGAGGCAGCGGGTGCGGTGACCAGCATGTCAGGGTGATTGTAGCAACGCCTACCAAACTCACGGAAAGGCAGAAAGAGCTGCTCAGCGAATTTGGAAAAATAACGACCGAAGGCCAGCAGCTTGGTAAAAAATCGCTTTGGGACAAGGTGAAGGATAATGTCCGGGATGCTATCGGTTAA
- the dnaK gene encoding molecular chaperone DnaK, translated as MGKVIGIDLGTTNSCVAVLEGGEPVVIPNPEGARITPSVVGFSKNGEKLVGQVAKRQAVSNPDNTVSSIKRHMGTSYKVTLMDKSYTPQEVSAMILQKLKADAEAYLGSSVTQAVITVPAYFTDAQRQATKDAGTIAGLEVLRIINEPTAAALAYGLDKEHDQTVLVYDLGGGTFDVSILELSQGMVEVKATNGNNLLGGDDFDQRLMDYIVAEFKKSNGVDLAKDRMALQRLKEAAEKAKIELSGVAQTNINLPFITMSAEGPLHLDMNITRAKFEELVADLIEKTMGPTRQAMEDAKLSFNEIDQVILVGGSSRIPAVQEAIKRISGKEPHKGVNPDEVVALGAAIQGGVLAGEMKDIVLVDVAPLSLGIETLGGVFTRIIDRNTTIPTTKSQVFSTAADSQTSVDIHVLQGEREMAAYNKTLGRFQLTGIPPAPRGVPQIEVKFDIDVNGIVHVSAKDMATGNEQKVTITASTGLSKDEIEKMRQDAEANAEKDKQARELIDARNQADSLAYQAEKTLKDFEGKGDAAERDAIKKAAEELRATAGSDNVQEINAKSEALTKILYPFVEKMYQQQGAPGAGSQGPDAGPNPGQQDTGAGKEDDNVVDAEYTEVDKDK; from the coding sequence ATGGGTAAAGTAATTGGTATTGACTTAGGAACCACCAACTCTTGTGTTGCAGTACTTGAAGGTGGTGAACCTGTTGTAATCCCTAATCCTGAAGGAGCGCGCATTACACCTTCAGTCGTCGGCTTCTCCAAGAACGGCGAGAAACTGGTAGGTCAGGTGGCTAAACGCCAGGCTGTTTCCAATCCGGACAACACGGTTAGTTCGATTAAGCGTCATATGGGCACTAGCTATAAAGTGACTTTGATGGATAAATCCTATACACCGCAGGAAGTATCTGCAATGATCCTGCAGAAGCTCAAAGCTGATGCGGAAGCTTATCTGGGGTCTTCAGTCACTCAGGCTGTCATCACCGTTCCGGCGTATTTTACCGACGCCCAGCGTCAGGCTACCAAAGATGCCGGCACGATCGCCGGTCTTGAAGTTCTGCGTATTATCAACGAACCTACTGCAGCAGCACTGGCTTATGGACTTGACAAAGAACATGACCAGACCGTACTCGTTTACGACCTTGGCGGCGGAACATTTGACGTCTCGATCCTCGAACTGAGTCAGGGAATGGTCGAAGTTAAAGCGACAAATGGGAACAACCTTCTCGGCGGTGACGACTTTGACCAGCGTTTAATGGATTACATTGTTGCCGAATTTAAGAAGAGCAACGGTGTTGATCTTGCCAAAGACCGGATGGCCCTGCAGCGTCTGAAGGAAGCTGCTGAAAAAGCCAAAATTGAGCTTTCCGGCGTTGCCCAGACGAATATTAACCTGCCGTTTATCACGATGTCTGCTGAAGGGCCGCTTCATCTGGATATGAATATCACCCGCGCCAAATTTGAAGAACTTGTAGCAGATTTGATCGAAAAAACAATGGGACCTACCCGTCAAGCGATGGAAGATGCCAAACTTTCCTTCAACGAAATCGATCAGGTGATTCTTGTCGGGGGATCTAGCAGAATCCCTGCAGTCCAGGAAGCCATTAAGAGAATCAGTGGCAAGGAACCACATAAAGGTGTTAACCCGGATGAAGTCGTTGCGCTCGGCGCGGCTATCCAGGGCGGGGTACTGGCCGGTGAAATGAAAGATATTGTTCTGGTTGACGTTGCCCCGCTTTCCCTCGGGATTGAGACCCTGGGCGGTGTATTCACCAGGATCATTGATCGGAACACGACCATTCCGACCACCAAATCCCAAGTCTTCTCGACTGCAGCCGATAGCCAGACTTCGGTAGATATCCATGTGCTTCAGGGTGAGCGCGAGATGGCTGCTTACAATAAGACGCTCGGCCGCTTCCAGCTTACCGGAATTCCGCCTGCCCCAAGAGGTGTGCCGCAGATCGAAGTCAAATTTGACATTGACGTAAACGGTATTGTACACGTTTCGGCGAAAGATATGGCAACCGGTAACGAACAGAAAGTAACCATCACGGCTTCAACCGGCTTAAGCAAAGACGAAATTGAAAAGATGCGTCAGGATGCCGAGGCCAATGCTGAGAAAGACAAACAGGCCAGAGAACTGATTGATGCCAGAAATCAAGCAGATTCACTGGCATACCAGGCTGAAAAGACCCTGAAGGACTTTGAAGGCAAAGGCGACGCCGCCGAGCGGGATGCGATCAAGAAGGCTGCTGAAGAACTCAGAGCCACGGCCGGCAGCGATAATGTCCAGGAAATTAATGCGAAATCGGAAGCGCTGACCAAAATCCTCTATCCGTTTGTGGAAAAAATGTATCAACAGCAGGGAGCACCCGGTGCAGGTTCGCAGGGACCTGACGCGGGACCAAATCCAGGACAGCAGGATACCGGAGCCGGCAAGGAAGATGACAATGTTGTCGATGCTGAATATACCGAAGTGGACAAGGATAAATAA
- the grpE gene encoding nucleotide exchange factor GrpE, producing the protein MNKEKTNQASANAQEDKENQNIGQENEECLTEEIDPVDHLQRLREEIEEHKSKAEDYYAQMQRLKAEFDNFRKRTQKEKEDTARYASERVIQSLLPVLDNFERAIASSRKNKDFEALSQGVEMIERMFVKVLEDEGLKIIETVGQEFDPNLHEALLKEESDQPENMILEELQKGYYLKDKVIRPSRVKVSG; encoded by the coding sequence GTGAACAAAGAAAAAACAAATCAAGCGTCTGCAAACGCTCAGGAAGATAAAGAAAACCAGAACATTGGGCAGGAGAATGAAGAATGCCTGACTGAGGAGATTGACCCTGTCGATCATTTGCAGCGCCTGCGTGAGGAAATCGAAGAGCATAAGTCCAAAGCGGAAGACTATTATGCCCAGATGCAAAGACTGAAAGCTGAATTTGACAATTTCCGCAAAAGAACTCAGAAGGAAAAAGAAGACACTGCCCGGTATGCTTCGGAAAGGGTCATTCAGTCCCTGCTGCCGGTCCTCGATAATTTTGAAAGAGCGATTGCTTCCAGTCGAAAAAACAAAGATTTTGAAGCATTATCCCAGGGTGTGGAAATGATCGAAAGAATGTTTGTGAAAGTTCTGGAAGATGAGGGGCTCAAAATCATTGAAACCGTCGGCCAGGAATTTGATCCGAATCTCCACGAAGCCCTGCTGAAAGAAGAATCCGACCAGCCGGAGAATATGATTCTGGAAGAACTTCAAAAGGGATATTATCTGAAGGATAAAGTGATCAGGCCCAGCCGGGTCAAAGTTTCAGGCTGA
- a CDS encoding HrcA family transcriptional regulator → MFDDKDGESEERVYLGGTLNMLDQPEFRDINKVRSLFSVFEENNKLKELLSHDQKGLSIMIGAENADQVFKNCSIISATYQINGKQFGSVGVLGPTRMDYGKAIAIVDYMNKQLDRIADREAPEDPDLDQEGRQLREQRKNKSSVCKRSGR, encoded by the coding sequence ATGTTTGATGATAAGGATGGAGAGTCCGAAGAACGGGTCTACCTTGGTGGGACATTAAATATGCTTGATCAGCCTGAATTCAGGGATATCAATAAAGTTCGAAGTCTCTTTTCCGTATTTGAGGAGAACAATAAGCTGAAGGAGCTTCTAAGTCATGATCAAAAAGGATTAAGTATCATGATCGGAGCGGAAAATGCTGATCAGGTATTTAAAAATTGCAGTATTATATCTGCAACCTACCAGATTAACGGGAAACAGTTTGGTTCAGTGGGAGTTTTGGGTCCGACCAGAATGGATTACGGCAAAGCGATTGCGATTGTAGACTATATGAACAAACAGCTTGACCGAATTGCTGACAGAGAGGCACCAGAGGACCCGGACTTAGATCAAGAAGGGAGGCAACTGCGTGAACAAAGAAAAAACAAATCAAGCGTCTGCAAACGCTCAGGAAGATAA
- the hrcA gene encoding heat-inducible transcriptional repressor HrcA, whose amino-acid sequence MEMDERKHKILKAIVQDYIATAEPVGSRTVSKKFELGVSPATIRNEMADLEELGLIEQPHTSAGRIPSDSGYRYYVDYLMDPLSLNHDEKKNINQEITSRLSEVQEVIEYTGKLISQVTNLTSIVLGPKSRSGILKNLYFLPYEQGKAIMVTVKENGSVENNIVDIGPDTSPEELQILANIFNQKMSGTRVQDLKKGLINEIYSELSRKRRIIDGMMGILERMFDDKDGESEERVYLGGTLNMLDQPEFRDINKVRKNAELLME is encoded by the coding sequence ATGGAAATGGATGAAAGAAAACACAAGATTTTAAAAGCGATTGTGCAGGATTATATTGCCACCGCGGAGCCTGTCGGTTCCAGAACCGTTTCCAAAAAGTTTGAGCTGGGGGTGTCTCCGGCGACGATCCGCAATGAGATGGCAGATCTCGAAGAGTTGGGACTTATTGAACAGCCCCATACATCTGCAGGAAGGATTCCTTCCGACTCAGGCTATCGCTATTATGTCGATTATCTGATGGACCCTTTAAGCCTGAACCATGATGAAAAGAAAAATATCAACCAGGAGATCACCAGCAGACTCAGCGAAGTGCAGGAAGTCATCGAATACACTGGAAAGCTTATTTCCCAGGTGACGAACCTGACCAGTATTGTACTTGGACCAAAAAGCCGAAGCGGTATTCTAAAGAATTTGTATTTTCTCCCCTACGAGCAGGGGAAGGCCATCATGGTGACCGTGAAAGAGAATGGTTCGGTAGAGAATAATATTGTCGATATCGGTCCGGATACAAGCCCGGAGGAACTTCAGATTCTGGCGAATATTTTCAACCAGAAAATGAGCGGAACCAGGGTACAGGATCTGAAAAAAGGCCTGATCAACGAAATATACAGCGAGCTCTCCAGAAAACGCCGAATTATTGATGGAATGATGGGTATTTTGGAAAGAATGTTTGATGATAAGGATGGAGAGTCCGAAGAACGGGTCTACCTTGGTGGGACATTAAATATGCTTGATCAGCCTGAATTCAGGGATATCAATAAAGTTCGAAAAAACGCCGAATTATTGATGGAATGA